Proteins from a genomic interval of Acetobacterium woodii DSM 1030:
- a CDS encoding ImmA/IrrE family metallo-endopeptidase translates to MPSIKMKINANVLQWAISNSNTDEFLLRALFPKIDEWLSGNVEPTFNQLENLSRKLHIPFGYLLLNSPPKEKVELLEFRTIESEKIKKPSRELIDTIYDMEMKMDWMREELIRLGNEPMTFVNSISKSSQDIKNIASIIRKDIELDDDWFLKTKNADESFKYIRSKLEDLGVLVMMNGIVGSNTSRSLDVNEFRAFVIIDDYAPLIFINAKDSSGGRLFSICHELAHIWFGENNIFNDQYDSKDSYKDKLELKCNAIAAEILVPEKHFMRKWQEDSTEKISEKIKVLAKYFRVSETVIARRALDFGKITKQEYSTIYKMAIENFNKMIDSKKKRSGGDYYSTAKTRIDHRFFSVVNRSVLNGTLKYTDAFRLTGLNRKTYSEFERRL, encoded by the coding sequence ATGCCAAGTATAAAAATGAAAATCAATGCAAATGTACTTCAGTGGGCAATAAGCAATTCAAACACGGATGAATTTTTGCTTCGTGCATTATTTCCAAAGATCGATGAGTGGCTATCTGGAAATGTCGAACCAACTTTTAATCAGTTAGAAAATTTGAGTAGAAAACTGCATATTCCTTTTGGGTATTTATTATTAAACAGTCCACCAAAAGAAAAAGTAGAATTGTTGGAATTTAGAACAATCGAAAGTGAAAAAATAAAAAAGCCAAGCAGAGAATTAATTGATACAATTTATGATATGGAAATGAAAATGGACTGGATGAGAGAAGAACTTATCAGATTGGGAAACGAACCAATGACATTTGTAAATTCAATAAGTAAAAGTTCACAAGATATAAAAAATATTGCAAGTATAATTAGAAAAGATATTGAATTGGATGACGACTGGTTTTTAAAGACTAAAAACGCTGATGAATCTTTTAAGTATATTCGAAGTAAGTTAGAAGATTTAGGTGTTTTGGTAATGATGAACGGAATCGTAGGAAGTAATACGTCAAGAAGTCTTGATGTGAATGAGTTCAGAGCTTTTGTAATTATTGATGATTATGCACCATTGATATTTATAAATGCAAAAGATTCAAGCGGCGGCAGACTATTTTCAATCTGTCACGAACTTGCACATATCTGGTTTGGAGAGAATAATATCTTCAATGATCAATATGATTCTAAGGATTCTTATAAGGATAAATTGGAATTGAAGTGTAATGCGATTGCAGCAGAAATTCTTGTGCCAGAAAAACACTTTATGAGAAAATGGCAAGAAGATAGTACAGAAAAAATAAGTGAAAAAATAAAGGTATTAGCCAAGTATTTTAGAGTAAGTGAAACAGTAATAGCGAGACGGGCTCTTGATTTTGGAAAAATTACAAAACAAGAGTATTCCACAATATACAAAATGGCAATTGAAAATTTCAATAAAATGATTGATTCAAAGAAAAAGCGTTCTGGGGGAGACTACTATAGCACAGCAAAAACAAGAATTGATCACAGATTCTTTAGTGTTGTAAATAGAAGCGTTTTGAACGGTACTTTAAAATATACTGATGCTTTTAGGTTGACTGGTCTTAACAGGAAAACATATTCAGAGTTTGAAAGAAGACTATAA
- a CDS encoding DUF4411 family protein, producing MADTDSLYIIDANAFITPYKHYYRFSIAPSFWEQFNDNAEKKLIYSIDKVKEEICVSKDEESKDPLQKWIEDEFKGLFITTKSLEIISEYQNIMNFMNESPKYNDKALKAWSDIKIADPWIIATAKVFNSTIVTFETANNSGVKEISKPKIPDLCKDFGIQCKDLFEMMDELEFRF from the coding sequence TTGGCAGATACGGATTCACTATATATTATCGATGCAAATGCATTTATTACTCCTTACAAACACTACTATCGTTTCTCAATAGCACCAAGTTTTTGGGAACAGTTTAATGATAATGCTGAAAAGAAGTTGATTTATTCAATTGATAAGGTAAAAGAGGAAATATGTGTGTCAAAGGATGAAGAATCAAAGGATCCATTACAAAAATGGATTGAGGATGAGTTTAAAGGTTTGTTCATAACAACGAAATCTCTTGAAATAATCAGTGAGTATCAAAATATCATGAACTTTATGAATGAATCTCCGAAATACAATGATAAGGCTTTAAAGGCATGGTCGGATATTAAAATTGCAGATCCTTGGATAATTGCGACAGCAAAAGTTTTTAATAGCACGATTGTTACATTTGAAACTGCAAATAATAGTGGAGTTAAAGAAATAAGCAAACCGAAGATTCCGGATCTGTGCAAAGACTTTGGTATTCAATGTAAAGATTTATTTGAAATGATGGATGAATTAGAATTCAGATTTTAA